From Micromonospora rhizosphaerae, the proteins below share one genomic window:
- a CDS encoding C39 family peptidase, whose product MSVAGLMVTGVVTGGAVAGPAVAAQPAPNAGKPVAAPPAPPGGEGKRVLEHDYQRQPNGYYCAPAATRIALSTQGKVLSQKDVAEKLGTTKAGTDSADQTTQVLNEVTGGGYDTTKITEARAKPEQVDKLRTDVIEAVDAKRGVVANTIGTGVDTGGDKHPFPGGHYVSVVGYRDGGDAMKVADPYDPKKHYWMDDEKLADWIAERGYSS is encoded by the coding sequence CGTCGCCGGTCCGGCGGTCGCCGCCCAGCCTGCACCTAACGCGGGCAAGCCTGTCGCCGCGCCGCCCGCGCCTCCCGGGGGCGAGGGCAAGCGGGTGCTGGAACACGACTACCAGAGGCAGCCGAACGGCTACTACTGTGCTCCGGCCGCGACCCGAATCGCCCTGTCCACGCAGGGCAAGGTGCTGAGCCAGAAGGACGTCGCCGAGAAGCTGGGCACCACCAAGGCCGGCACCGACTCGGCCGACCAGACCACGCAGGTGCTCAACGAGGTGACCGGTGGTGGCTACGACACCACCAAGATCACCGAGGCCAGGGCGAAGCCTGAACAGGTCGACAAACTGCGCACTGACGTAATCGAGGCGGTCGACGCCAAGCGCGGCGTGGTGGCCAACACCATCGGCACTGGGGTCGACACCGGCGGCGACAAGCACCCGTTCCCGGGCGGGCACTACGTGAGCGTCGTCGGGTACCGCGACGGCGGTGACGCGATGAAGGTCGCCGACCCGTACGACCCGAAGAAGCACTACTGGATGGACGACGAGAAGCTCGCCGACTGGATCGCCGAGCGAGGCTACTCCAGCTGA
- a CDS encoding M48 family metalloprotease, with the protein MAYSQGGPRLTVLGTGARSLPPAQLAAVLSHERAHLRGRHHLLVTVVKGLAAAAPCLPLTPPAAVRLLMELRVRGSRALVLCGRL; encoded by the coding sequence TTGGCCTACAGCCAGGGTGGGCCTCGGCTCACAGTTCTCGGCACCGGCGCGCGAAGCCTTCCTCCTGCGCAACTCGCTGCCGTTCTCAGTCACGAACGGGCGCATCTACGGGGGCGGCATCACCTGCTCGTCACTGTGGTGAAGGGACTCGCGGCAGCCGCGCCCTGCTTGCCGCTGACCCCACCTGCAGCCGTCCGCCTGCTCATGGAATTGCGCGTCCGCGGGAGTAGGGCCTTAGTGCTGTGCGGGCGGCTCTGA